One window of the Pyrinomonadaceae bacterium genome contains the following:
- a CDS encoding methyltransferase domain-containing protein, protein MRLAYFSPLTPQRSGISDYSEELLPLLAADAEVTLFVDGFQPMNRELTSRFEVFDYRRKRSHLGKLADFDIVIYHMGNDHRYHAGMLEAMQTRPGVVVFHDFALQDFFLGLARDRNDLRVYLNEVERCYGWKARDEAAELLSRGATPAIANKPLEFPLNGSIAQSAEGIIVHSAWQAERFAELAPGVPCARINHHITREAAAAAPRLDRSATGPVQIASFGLITPDKGIERALRILAKLKSVYDFRYTLVGSDSNFPELPQIIARYGLSDRVSVTGHVSLEEFQQWIARTDIAICLRERSVGATSGSLCRIMAAGVAAIVSDIGAFSEFPNDAVVKVEHENATDALIEAYLRKLIEDEPLRAQIGRNARAHVLAEHRIEDSATKYIEFLHRVIASRSRRRLVDDVANELATVGMRASDDQLLRSMAAEVALLAPPASASSVIDTSLRPGQITSETPITQNGHGNDPVDPAPGRGGKIEGIDYKRGAREYLSRISDERRHHLRTKPFYNLANKPAKYKNFAMDEDTHRHFCDFANIAVTLALPPGSRILDLGCGSGWLSEYFARLGYVVKGIDISPDLIEMSRERVARVPYGADHETPLRCTFEVHDVELAPLPEKFDAVICYDSLHHFEDDAAVIRHAAKMMGIGGLLFILEGDRPHTGSASENELHDVMREFGTLEAPFDYPYLRQLLEENGFAITGDYVSVNGLFPRDELNHQQQLSLRSVDTNFHYIACKKVADGAHAATVPDSRSPNDLQARITTTSSIAGLSAGEEFELTVTIQNTGDTLWLAGADPRTGIVMPATLITDEAGTLVSEVHGEPVLPHAVAPGESLTLNFKRIAPHRRGQYSLKLDLVDQHVCWFEQRGSQPLVIAFQVA, encoded by the coding sequence ATGCGTCTCGCCTACTTCAGTCCGCTCACGCCACAGCGATCCGGAATTTCAGACTACAGCGAAGAGCTGCTTCCGCTGCTGGCAGCGGACGCTGAGGTCACTCTGTTTGTCGATGGCTTTCAACCGATGAATCGCGAGCTGACTTCGCGTTTCGAAGTGTTTGATTATCGCCGGAAACGTTCACACCTGGGGAAGCTTGCTGATTTCGATATTGTCATCTATCACATGGGCAACGATCATCGTTATCACGCAGGCATGTTGGAGGCGATGCAAACTCGTCCGGGCGTGGTGGTCTTTCACGATTTCGCTTTGCAGGACTTTTTTCTTGGTCTGGCGCGAGACCGCAACGACTTGCGGGTGTATCTGAACGAGGTGGAACGTTGCTACGGCTGGAAAGCGCGCGACGAAGCCGCTGAACTTCTTTCGCGAGGCGCGACGCCGGCCATCGCAAACAAGCCACTCGAGTTTCCGCTCAACGGCAGCATTGCCCAATCCGCCGAAGGAATCATCGTTCATTCGGCCTGGCAGGCAGAACGTTTCGCGGAGCTCGCGCCCGGCGTCCCCTGCGCCCGAATCAACCATCACATCACCCGCGAAGCCGCCGCGGCGGCGCCGCGCCTCGATCGTTCCGCGACTGGTCCAGTGCAAATCGCTTCCTTTGGACTGATTACGCCGGACAAGGGCATAGAACGGGCCTTACGAATACTGGCCAAACTAAAAAGCGTTTACGATTTTCGATACACGCTGGTCGGATCGGATAGCAACTTCCCTGAGCTGCCACAGATAATCGCGCGTTACGGCCTAAGTGATCGGGTTTCGGTGACCGGACACGTTTCGCTCGAAGAGTTTCAGCAATGGATTGCGCGGACGGACATCGCGATCTGTTTGCGCGAGCGTTCAGTGGGCGCGACATCAGGAAGCCTGTGCCGCATTATGGCTGCGGGTGTGGCGGCCATCGTTTCAGATATCGGCGCCTTCTCGGAATTTCCGAACGACGCCGTCGTCAAGGTTGAGCATGAGAACGCAACCGATGCGCTGATCGAGGCGTATCTGCGAAAGCTGATCGAGGACGAGCCGCTTCGTGCCCAAATAGGCCGAAACGCGCGCGCCCATGTTCTGGCCGAGCACCGGATTGAAGATAGCGCCACGAAGTACATCGAGTTCCTTCACCGCGTAATAGCCAGCCGTTCCAGACGGCGGTTGGTGGACGACGTCGCGAATGAATTAGCGACCGTTGGTATGCGCGCCTCAGATGATCAGCTCTTGCGATCGATGGCGGCGGAGGTTGCATTGCTCGCTCCGCCCGCGTCTGCCAGCTCGGTGATAGATACTTCTCTTCGTCCCGGGCAAATAACGTCTGAAACCCCCATAACTCAAAACGGCCACGGCAATGATCCCGTAGATCCAGCACCTGGCCGCGGTGGAAAAATTGAGGGCATCGATTACAAACGTGGCGCCCGCGAGTACTTAAGCAGGATCAGTGATGAGCGGCGTCATCACCTCCGCACGAAGCCTTTTTACAATCTGGCTAACAAACCTGCGAAGTACAAGAACTTCGCCATGGACGAAGACACGCATCGCCACTTCTGCGACTTTGCCAACATCGCTGTGACGCTCGCGCTGCCTCCCGGTAGTCGCATTCTGGACCTTGGGTGTGGATCGGGATGGCTGAGCGAATATTTTGCACGTCTGGGTTATGTGGTGAAGGGAATCGACATAAGCCCCGACCTTATCGAGATGTCGCGCGAACGTGTTGCTCGTGTTCCGTATGGCGCTGATCATGAAACGCCCTTGCGTTGCACCTTCGAAGTGCATGACGTTGAGCTGGCGCCGCTCCCGGAAAAGTTCGATGCCGTGATTTGTTATGACTCGCTCCATCATTTCGAAGACGACGCGGCGGTGATCCGCCATGCCGCCAAGATGATGGGCATTGGCGGACTGCTCTTCATTCTCGAGGGTGACCGCCCGCATACAGGGTCTGCGAGCGAGAACGAATTACACGACGTGATGCGCGAGTTTGGCACGCTCGAAGCTCCCTTTGATTATCCGTACCTGCGGCAGCTCCTGGAAGAAAACGGTTTTGCGATCACCGGTGATTACGTCAGCGTGAACGGCCTGTTTCCACGCGACGAATTGAACCATCAGCAACAACTGTCGCTACGTAGTGTCGATACGAATTTTCATTACATTGCTTGTAAAAAAGTCGCGGATGGCGCGCATGCGGCAACCGTCCCCGACAGCCGCAGTCCGAACGATTTGCAGGCGCGCATCACGACAACCAGCTCGATCGCCGGCTTGTCAGCGGGTGAGGAGTTTGAGCTTACGGTTACGATACAGAACACCGGCGACACGTTGTGGCTGGCGGGCGCCGACCCGCGCACCGGGATTGTGATGCCGGCCACGCTAATCACAGATGAGGCTGGTACTCTGGTGAGCGAAGTTCACGGAGAACCGGTGTTGCCGCACGCAGTCGCACCCGGAGAGAGTCTCACGCTTAACTTCAAGCGCATTGCTCCACACCGCCGCGGCCAATACTCGCTTAAACTTGATCTCGTCGACCAACACGTTTGCTGGTTCGAGCAAAGAGGATCGCAGCCCCTGGTGATTGCATTCCAGGTCGCCTGA
- a CDS encoding glycosyltransferase gives MNIAILIPCYNEEKTIADVVTSFRQQLPEAEIFVFDNASTDGTAELARAAGAIVYREPRRGKGFVVQSMFRRIKTDVFVMVDGDGTYPASEVRRLIEPILHDEADMVVGSRLHAQTKSEFKQLNRWANRLVLAILNSIFRVKLTDILSGYRAFNRKFVKSLPVFGGGFEIETELTIKAIARGFRIVEIPTPLTARPEGSHSKIKFFRDGFLIINTILALFRDYKPLTFFGLPAVFLLVLGIIPGLVVLFEILQRQSTQRPLLAVLSVGLVLCGLLLLAVGLILHSIARRSQEFEYQVQVMIDEVRDAVRQSK, from the coding sequence ATGAACATCGCGATTCTCATTCCCTGTTACAACGAAGAGAAAACCATTGCTGATGTCGTCACCAGTTTCAGGCAACAATTGCCCGAGGCGGAAATTTTTGTCTTTGACAATGCGTCAACCGATGGGACCGCTGAACTCGCGCGTGCAGCCGGCGCGATTGTGTATCGCGAGCCGCGGCGCGGCAAAGGTTTCGTGGTTCAGTCAATGTTTCGGCGCATTAAGACTGACGTTTTTGTAATGGTCGATGGCGATGGCACTTACCCCGCGAGCGAAGTGCGACGTCTGATCGAGCCGATTTTGCATGACGAGGCCGATATGGTCGTAGGCTCGCGGCTGCACGCGCAAACGAAAAGTGAATTCAAGCAATTGAATCGTTGGGCCAACCGGCTGGTCCTTGCTATTCTGAACTCGATTTTTCGCGTAAAGCTCACCGATATCCTTTCGGGCTATCGCGCTTTTAATCGCAAGTTCGTGAAGTCACTACCAGTCTTTGGCGGTGGATTTGAAATAGAAACCGAACTCACCATCAAAGCCATCGCCCGGGGCTTTCGCATTGTCGAGATTCCCACGCCTTTGACGGCGCGGCCTGAGGGCAGTCATTCAAAAATTAAGTTCTTTCGCGACGGCTTCCTGATCATTAACACGATTCTGGCGCTGTTCCGCGACTATAAGCCGCTCACATTTTTTGGCCTGCCGGCGGTTTTTTTACTGGTGCTTGGGATCATTCCCGGTTTAGTCGTGCTTTTTGAGATCCTCCAACGCCAGTCAACGCAACGACCGCTGCTGGCAGTATTGTCTGTTGGATTAGTGCTGTGCGGTCTGCTGCTGCTGGCAGTTGGCCTGATCTTGCATTCAATTGCGCGGCGTTCGCAGGAATTCGAATATCAGGTGCAGGTAATGATCGACGAAGTTCGTGACGCTGTCCGCCAGTCCAAATGA
- a CDS encoding glycosyltransferase family 2 protein has translation MLNGKKIIIVMPAFNAARTLERTYHDLPFDLVDEVLLVDDASQDTTVELSRLLGLTTFVHEKNLGYGKNQKTCYREALARGADIVVMVHPDYQYSPKLVTPLVGMIAFGEYDVVLASRILGNGALEGGMPVYKYVANRFLTAFQNLLIGQKLSEYHTGYRAFSRQVLESLPLEENTNDFLFDNEVLAQVIYFRFRIGEISCPTRYFEEASSINFTRSVTYGLGVLVTSIKFRLERMGLGSFRIFAAGGKKLSSSPGEVASAKAIPDLMVSQATNSR, from the coding sequence ATGCTCAACGGGAAAAAAATCATTATCGTGATGCCCGCTTTTAATGCCGCGCGGACACTGGAAAGGACTTATCACGACCTCCCGTTTGATCTCGTCGATGAAGTTCTGTTGGTCGATGATGCCAGTCAGGATACGACGGTTGAATTATCGCGGCTTCTCGGCCTGACAACTTTTGTGCATGAGAAGAATCTGGGTTACGGAAAAAATCAGAAGACGTGTTATCGCGAGGCCCTGGCGCGGGGCGCCGATATCGTGGTTATGGTCCACCCTGATTACCAGTATTCGCCAAAACTCGTAACGCCGCTCGTGGGAATGATCGCTTTCGGTGAGTACGACGTGGTGCTGGCTTCACGTATTTTAGGTAACGGCGCGCTTGAAGGGGGCATGCCCGTTTACAAGTATGTCGCGAACCGCTTTTTGACTGCCTTTCAGAATCTGCTGATCGGACAAAAGCTGTCGGAGTACCACACTGGCTACCGGGCCTTCTCGCGCCAGGTTTTGGAGTCATTACCACTGGAAGAAAACACGAACGATTTTCTGTTTGATAACGAAGTGCTGGCCCAGGTTATTTACTTCCGGTTCAGAATTGGTGAGATTTCGTGCCCGACGAGATACTTCGAGGAAGCCTCTTCTATAAATTTCACGCGCAGCGTCACCTACGGGTTGGGGGTTCTGGTCACCTCAATTAAGTTCCGTTTGGAAAGGATGGGCTTAGGATCATTTCGAATATTTGCAGCAGGTGGGAAGAAACTCTCGTCCAGTCCTGGTGAAGTGGCGAGTGCCAAGGCAATCCCTGATCTGATGGTCTCTCAGGCTACGAATAGCCGTTAA